A window of the Rhodospirillales bacterium genome harbors these coding sequences:
- a CDS encoding glycosyltransferase family 4 protein — MASGVERGSVIVRLLHIVSHPIQYHAPLFRRIAAESGIEFRVLFLRDTEGGYFDAGFGRDVRWDVPLRSGYDSVVWEETDWRREIGESDAVWFHGWQGRRMLRAIGQAHAIGKPVMMRGENNDWAMPDGPGIRGWLKRKFLKHVFAHCNAFLAIGRANRDYYRRRGVDLRRIHDMGYAVDNDFFAAGAEAARPHRSALRRSLGFDERPVILYAGKFSPRKHPEWLLEACNRAAWPGQRPILAYVGDGEMRADLERSASPDVRFLGFKNQRELPALYDLADIFVLPAEREPWGLAVNESMACGTAVVASDQVGCAPDLIDESCGAVFPCGDIAALSRALVDVLVRAGEAGVAARRKIAGWNFGTNIKGLRTALDAVMRDRRRL, encoded by the coding sequence ATCATGCGCCGTTGTTTCGCCGAATTGCCGCCGAATCGGGCATCGAATTTCGCGTCCTTTTTCTGCGCGATACCGAAGGCGGGTATTTCGACGCGGGCTTCGGGCGCGATGTGCGTTGGGATGTGCCATTGCGTTCGGGCTACGATAGCGTCGTTTGGGAGGAAACCGATTGGCGGCGGGAAATCGGGGAAAGCGACGCGGTCTGGTTCCACGGCTGGCAGGGTCGTCGGATGCTGCGCGCCATCGGCCAGGCCCACGCCATCGGCAAGCCGGTTATGATGCGCGGCGAGAACAACGATTGGGCCATGCCGGATGGGCCGGGTATTCGCGGGTGGTTGAAGCGCAAGTTTCTCAAACATGTTTTCGCCCATTGCAACGCTTTTCTCGCCATCGGTCGGGCAAACCGGGATTATTACCGGCGCCGGGGCGTCGATCTTCGACGCATCCACGACATGGGTTACGCGGTCGACAACGATTTTTTCGCCGCCGGGGCCGAGGCGGCCAGACCCCATCGCTCGGCCTTGCGCCGCTCACTCGGCTTCGACGAACGACCGGTTATTCTCTATGCGGGAAAATTCAGTCCCCGCAAGCACCCCGAATGGCTGCTAGAAGCTTGCAACCGAGCCGCCTGGCCGGGGCAAAGGCCGATTCTCGCCTACGTCGGGGATGGGGAGATGCGTGCCGATCTTGAGCGCAGCGCGTCGCCCGACGTCCGCTTTCTCGGCTTCAAAAATCAGCGCGAGCTACCCGCTCTTTATGATCTTGCCGACATCTTCGTACTGCCCGCCGAACGCGAACCGTGGGGACTGGCGGTAAACGAAAGCATGGCGTGCGGTACCGCGGTTGTCGCCAGCGACCAAGTCGGATGCGCTCCTGACTTGATCGACGAATCTTGCGGCGCGGTCTTTCCTTGCGGCGATATCGCGGCTCTGAGCCGGGCGTTGGTCGACGTTCTCGTGCGCGCGGGGGAGGCTGGTGTCGCTGCCCGCCGCAAGATCGCGGGATGGAACTTCGGGACAAACATCAAGGGATTACGGACCGCCCTGGATGCGGTAATGCGTGATCGCAGGCGGCTATGA